Proteins encoded within one genomic window of Vanrija pseudolonga chromosome 3, complete sequence:
- the RPN9 gene encoding 26S proteasome regulatory subunit RPN9: MDVDQPSSSTTPLVFLEKAEAAAPAALQPSWTKIRTTYEKKLWHNLTVSLVEFVFLPGSGPYQIELFHKFITTIESKINALKLVEIARRVGREYSEPDLTLKFLQSVHSRLASPYPVAATDDTPAVPAPPPPATEAVALSLSSIAYAQLLLGDLAGCKKSLDECEKLLSEQDTVAPVVNAGYYAVAGDYYKVKADYGPYYKNALLYLSSVDVDRELTPEDRKARAHDLCIAALLGETIYNFGELLQHPILQTLDGTEYGWIKDLISAFNAGAIGKFDSLTNHFASEPILAESVPFLRQKICLMALIQAAFERPRDGSTRLMTFEQIGEATRLPVQEVEHLIMKALSLGLIRGSLDQVSSTVDITWVQPRVLEGSQLDTLAEQFGHWTDAVGETANGVQGLEHGVVANGLVPAALA, encoded by the exons ATGGACGTCGACCAGCCATCATCGTCCACCACGcccctcgtcttcctcgagaaggccgaggcggccgcccccgccgcgctccagccGTCGTGGACCAAGATCCGCACGACGTACGAGAAGAA GCTGTGGCACAACCTCAccgtctcgctcgtcgagtTTGTCTTCCTCCCCGGCTCGGGGCCGTACCAGATCGAGCTGTTCCACAAGTTTATCACGACGATCGAGTCCAAGATCaacgcgctcaagctcgtcgagattGCGCGTCGGGTCGGAAGGGAGTACTCTG AACCCGACCTCACGCTCAAGTTCCTCCAGTCGGTGCACTCGCGCCTTGCGTCGCCATaccccgtcgccgcgaccgacgacacgcccgccgtccccgccccgccccctcctGCCACCGAGGCGGTTGCcctctcgctctcgtcgatCGCATACGCCCagctcctgctcggcgaccttgccggcTGCAAGAAGAGCCTCGACGAGTGCGAGAAGCTCCTCAGCGAGCAGGACACGgtcgcgcccgtcgtcaATGCCGGCTACTATGCCGTCGCTGGCGACTACTacaaggtcaaggccgacTATGGACCGTACTACAAGAATGCGCTGCTGTACCTCTCGTCAGTGgacgtcgaccgcgagctcACCCCCGAGGACCGCAAGGCGCGCGCACACGACCTGTGTATTGCCGCGCTGTTGGGCGAGACGATCTACAACTTTGGAGAgctg CTGCAACACCCTATCCTGCAGACACTAGACGGCACAGAGTACGGCTGGATCAAGGACCTGATCTCGGCGTTCAACGCCGGCGCCATTGGCAAGTTTGACTCGCTCACCAACCACTTTGCGTCCGAgcccatcctcgccgagtcggTTCCCTTCTTGCGGCAAAAGATCTGCCTCATGGCGCTCATCCAGGCGGCGTTTGAGCGTCCCCGCGACGGCTCGACCCGTCTCATGACGTTTGAGCAGATTGGCGAGGCGACAAGGCTCCCGGTgcaggaggtcgagcacctcaTCATGAAGGCGCTGTCTCTGGGCCTGATCCGGGGCTCGCTCGACCAGGTCTCGTCGACCGTCGACATCACCTGGGTCCAGCCCCGTGTCCTTGAGGGATCgcagctcgacacgctcgccgagcagttTGGCCACTGGACcgacgcggtcggcgagACGGCCAACGGCGTGCAGgggctcgagcacggcgtcgtggccaacggcctcgtccccgccgctCTGGCGTAG
- the pab2 gene encoding Polyadenylate-binding protein 2 — MAEQRESSPRIEDGSVDVDEELKLMQARLAEMEAEKNTIAASETAEGGAGEPDASMEDDEAPAAVDARSVYIGNVSASGAHEREGKGEGDSGQVDYGATPEEIQGHFQACGTINRVTILCDKFSGHPKGYAYVEFADPSIVQNALVLNESSFRGRIITVREKRTNVPGMNRGRGRGRGRGFRGGFRARGRGGRGRGF; from the exons GGCAGAGCAGCGCGAGTCGTCACCGAGGATAGAGGACGGgtcggtcgacgtcgacgag GAGCTCAAGCTCATgcaggcgcgcctcgccgagatggaggccgagaagaacACGATCGCGGCGtccgagacggccgagggcggcgcgggcgagcccgacgccagcatggaggacgacgaggcccccgctgccgtcgacgcgcggAGCGTGTACATTGGCAACGTGAGTGCGAGTGGTgcacacgagcgcgagggcaagggcgagggcgacagcGGGCAG GTCGACTACGGCGCAACGCCAGAGGAGATCCAGGGCCACTTCCAGGCGTGCGGCACGATCAACCGCGTCACGATCCTGTGCGACAAGTTTTCCGGCCATCCCAAGGG ctACGCCTATGTCGAGTTTGCCGACCCGTCGATCGTGCAGaacgcgctcgtgctcaaCGAGTCGTCGTTCCGCGGCCGCATCATCACGGTCCGCGAGAAGCGCACAAACGTCCCCGGCATGAACCGTGGCCGTGggcgcggacgcggacgcggctTTCGTGGTGGATTCCGTGCCCGTGGACGGGGGGGCAGGGGACGGGGGTtctga